A DNA window from Cutaneotrichosporon cavernicola HIS019 DNA, chromosome: 2 contains the following coding sequences:
- a CDS encoding uncharacterized protein (Fungal specific transcription factor domain), with the protein MDPGRFVNPTAGPSTSQQPAPARPQQKKRPREDAPPRGMSGPAGGTGGAGDLSKVRAFAACRACRQKKVKCLPGPATGAGGNAACQQCTMSGAECEYQPTRDRAAYSRAYVQDLSGRVQQLEAMQARLLPLLTAFEASGGKLPADVAKLAAAGGHPESDDAPLIRSRLPSPADDEDEESARFLTDEHGNYRWIGGSSALSLMDSFSGDRDLPSRVKYGNIHGDGHQDALGESPPESHPYFAPVAGAGVIRAIPGVDQVTFPPRADSERMVDAFFAEVHPVLPVLLEHDFRRRFKSLMDKVDAGDFSNIRAGFMSVVFAVFALGERVLVTSAAWQRMRAKLSNGELSDQDSPQPGEAEAGVIWFERAQVLHYSSIGEIDIYQVQCLTLLSAFQAAVNSMPMSWLLASQALRIAQDIGLHRSAPRFKVSFKVKQLGARAWWAVYGLERLVSITLGRPLCVEDADIDLAYPAAVDDATIDSFGDALTEEAGNLPEEKPDCTMSGFVALTKLCKIAGRVAQLLYRPSGRSVNDPQWSEQQQRTIDKLDKLLREWLQNEVPSKYKDPSSSRAVSLMSAVLSNSYFAVLITLHRNLLPSNPNFPRPKPIASSQSLAHCVEAARSVIHVAAQSKVLVPVSHHLAVFCQYLWSSAVILLLCETRAKEQVVVEAVGAHVESCRQSLHALEPVWPGASKLRYLLGEVETRAKEVRASAARPNKRRKPDASANGRARPPTAQTSPTKTEAGPGWAPPTGGSSGPSTAFPTPPIPQNTIAPSNLATGTFDIFDVGGMTFDGLEMLNAFTSDAWQGQVPNTSTSPMTGVTPTGTAGSGPESKPMVSPAQRMATEVQTTPTLSPHGPTGNPWQQFGHSPGGPVPPEIAEIWSQIAGSTFDWQADPSVPFNI; encoded by the exons ATGGATCCGGGCCGCTTTGTCAACCCAACAGCTGGCCCATCCACATCTCAACAGCCAGCCCCGGCACGCCCGCAGCAAAAGAAGCGCCCTCGCGAAGACGCACCACCTCGAGGCATGTCCGGGCCCGCTGGCGGGACCGGGGGCGCCGGCGACCTCTCAAAGGTACGCGCGTTCGCCGCTTGCCGCGCATGTCGACAGAAGAAGGTCAAGTGCCTTCCCGGCCCAGCGACTGGCGCGGGCGGCAATGCAGCCTGCCAGCAGTGCACGATGAGCGGCGCCGAGTGCGAGTACCAGCCGACCCGCGATCGCGCAGCCTACTCGCGCGCGTACGTCCAGGACCTCTCGGGTCGCGTCCAacagctcgaggccatgcAGGCACGCCtgctccctctcctcacaGCGTTTGAGGCATCGGGCGGCAAGTTGCCGGCTGACgttgccaagctcgccgcggcgggcggccaCCCCGAGAGTGACGATGCCCCGTTAATACGCTCACGATTGCCGTCGCCagcggacgacgaggacgaggagagcgcTCGCTTCCTGACCGACGAGCACGGCAACTATCGCTGGATCGGGGGCAGCTCGGCCCTCTCCCTCATGGACTCGTTCTCGGGAGACCGCGACCTTCCCAGCCGTGTCAAGTACGGCAACATCCACGGTGACGGACACCAAGACGCGTTAGGGGAGTCGCCGCCCGAGTCTCACCCTTATTTTGCGCCTGTCGCTGGGGCCGGCGTAATCCGCGCCATCCCTGGTGTCGACCAGGTGACGTTCCCGCCCCGGGCTGACTCGGAGCGCATGGTCGACGCCTTCTTCGCAGAAGTGCACCCAGTGCTGCCTGTGCTTCTCGAGCACGACTTTAGACGCCGCTTCAAGAGCCTCAtggacaaggtcgacgcAGGCGATTTCAGCAACATCCGCGCAGGC TTTATGAGCGTCGTCTTCGCTGTGTtcgcgctgggcgagcgtgtcctcgtgacctcggcggcatggCAGCGCAtgcgcgccaagctcaGTAACGGTGAACTGTCTGACCAGGACTCGCCGCAGCCGGGCGAGGCCGAAGCGGGCGTTATTTGGTTCGAGCGCGCCCAGGTGCTGCACTACTCGTCCATTGGCGAGATCGATATCTACCAGGTGCAATGCCTGACGCTCCTGTCTGCCTTCCAGGCGGCCGTCAACTCGATGCCGATGAGCTGGCTTCTGGCGAGCCAGGCGCTGCGCATTGCACAGGACATTGGTTTGCACCGCTCCGCCCCGCGCTTCAAGGTTAGCTTCAAGGTTAAGCAGCTGGGCGCCCGGGCGTGGTGGGCAGTTTACGGCCTTGAGCG TCTCGTGTCGATCACCCTTGGACGCCCCCTTTGTGTGGAGGATGCGGATATCGACTTGGCATACCCGGCAGCCGTTGACGACGCGACGATCGACAGCTTCGGTGACGCGCTCACTGAGGAGGCAGGCAACTTGCCAGAGGAAAAGCCGGACTGCACGATGAGCGGGTTCGTCGCGCTCACCAAGCTGTGCAAGATTGCCGGACGAGTCGCGCAGTTGCTCTATCGGCCCAGCGGGCGCAGCGTCAACGACCCCCAGTGGAgcgagcagcagcagagAACAATTGACAAGCTGGACAAGCTGCTGCGCGAGTGGCTTCAGAATGAAGTG CCATCAAAGTACAAAGacccgtcgtcgtcgcgcgctgTGTCCCTCATGTCGGCCGTGCTGTCCAACTCGTACTTTGCCGTCCTGATCACGCTGCACCGTAACCTGTTGCCGTCGAACCCCAACTTCCCGCGCCCGAAGCCGATCGCTTCGAGCCAGAGTCTGGCGCACTGCGTCGAAGCCGCGCGTTCAGTAAtccacgtcgccgcccagAGCAAGGTACTCGTGCCTGTATcgcaccacctcgccgtGTTCTGCCAATACCTCTGGTCGTCGGCGGTGATTCTGCTCCTGTGTGAAACACGGGCGAAGGAGCAGGTCGTGGTAGAAGCGGTCGGCGCGCACGTCGAGAGCTGTCGGCAGTCGCTGCATGCTCTCGAGCCGGTATGGCCCGGCGCCTCCAAGCTACGCTATCTTCTGGGCGAGGTAGAAACCCGTGCGAAAGAAGTACGCGCTTCAGCCGCGCGACCCAACAAAAGGCGCAAGCCCGACGCCTCCGCCAacggacgcgcgcgcccgccTACGGCCCAGACGAGTCCGACCAAGACCGAAGCAGGTCCGGGCTGGGCTCCGCCGACGGGAGGCAGCTCTGGCCCATCCACAGCGTTCCCGACCCCGCCTATTCCGCAGAACACTATCGCGCcgtccaacctcgccaCGGGAACGTTTGATATTTTCGACGTGGGCGGTATGACCTTTGACGGTCTCGAGATGCTCAATGCCTTTACGAGCGACGCGTGGCAGGGCCAGGTCCCAAACACGTCCACCTCTCCCATGACTGGCGTCACTCCAACAGGGACGGCGGGCTCGGGCCCAGAGTCCAAGCCCATGGTGTCGCCGGCGCAGCGCATGGCCACCGAAGTACAGACGACTCCTACGCTGTCGCCACACGGGCCGACTGGTAACCCATGGCAGCAGTTTGGACACAGTCCCGGCGGGCCAGTGCCGCCAGAGATCGCCGAGATTTGGAGCCAGATTGCGGGCTCGACATTCGACTGGCAGGCAGACCCGAGCGTGCCCTTCAATATCTAA
- the TTR1 gene encoding uncharacterized protein (Glutaredoxin Grx1), with protein sequence MGAAKDFVEKEIKAHDVLVFSKSYCPYCRSAKNVLHQYTDAMKVYELDEMDDGADIQAYLAEKTGQRTVPSIWLKQQFIGGNSDLQALSPAEIKKRIQG encoded by the exons ATGGGAGCTGCAAAGGACTttgtcgagaaggagatcaaggcgcACGATGTCCTGGTCTTCTCCAAGTCGTACTGCCCG TACTGCCGTAGCGCCAAGAACGTCCTTCACCAGTACACCGACGCGATGAAGGTCTACGAGctggacgagatggacgacggcgccgacATCCAGGCGTACCTTGCCGAGAAGACTGGGCAGCGCACTGTCCCTTCCATTTGGCTCAAGCAGCAGTTCATCGGCGGCA ACAGCGACCTCCAGGCGCTCTCGCCCGCCGAAATCAAGAAGCGCATCCAGGGCTAG